In one Aromatoleum aromaticum EbN1 genomic region, the following are encoded:
- a CDS encoding efflux RND transporter permease subunit, whose product MARFFIDRPIFAWVIAIVIMLAGALSILTLPVSQYPSIAPPTVVINASYPGASAKAVEDSVTQIIEQKMTGLDGLLYMKSSSDSYGRASLTLTFDAGTNPDIAQVQVQNKLQLALPLLPQAVQQQGVQVAKSTANFLMVVGFVSQDGSLKQVDLADFLVSTVQDPLSRVTGVGEVQVFGSQYAMRVWLDPAKLVKFGLTPGDVQAAIRAQNNEVSAGQLGGTPAVEGQGFTASITAQSRLETVGQFEDILLRSSAQGGEVRLEDVARIEIGAENYGTVGRYNGQPAAAIGIKLAAGANALDTATAVRAQLDRMAPYFPAGVEVVVPYDTTPFVAISIQGVVKTLLEAIALVFLVMYLFLQNIRATLIPTIAVPVVLLGTFGVMAAFGFTINTLTMFGLVLAIGLLVDDAIVVVENVERVMSEEGLSPKEATKRSMDQITGALVGIGLVLSAVFIPMAFFGGSTGVIYRQFSITVAAAMALSVLVAIIFTPALCATMLKPVEKGHEHGEGGWFSGFFRWFNGMFARNTRRYESTVGRILHRSLRFLAIYLAIIAVLALLFLRMPTSFLPEEDQGVMFSQVTLPAGATQDRTLAVLKKVEDHFLENEKDTVRSIFTVAGFSFGGSGQNMGLAFINLQDWDERGEPGMDVKSVAGRAMDAFAQIREAMVFAFVPPAVLELGTASGFNIFLQDRSGLGHDALVAARNQFLGLAAQDKRLVGVRPNGQDDMAEFRLDIDHAKAGALGVSVADINETLATAWGGTYVNDFLDRGRIKKVYLQADADARMKPEDLAKWYVRNRQGEMVPLSAFATAHWSYGSPRLERYNGQPAVEILGQAAPGLSSGDAMAAVEEIMAKLPAGIGYEWTGTSYEERRSGAQAPALYALSLLVVFLCLAALYESWSVPFAVMLVVPLGVLGALLAATGRGLSNDVYFQVGLLATIGLSAKNAILIVEFAKAQMEEEGKELVAATLDAVRMRLRPILMTSLAFGLGVLPLAISTGAGSGSQNAIGTGVLGGTIAATVLGIFFIPLFYVVIIRVFRKKPAPPATIAPVAEEAK is encoded by the coding sequence ATGGCACGCTTTTTCATCGACCGACCGATCTTCGCGTGGGTCATCGCGATCGTCATCATGCTCGCCGGCGCGCTGTCGATCCTGACGCTGCCGGTGTCGCAGTATCCGTCGATCGCCCCTCCGACGGTCGTCATCAACGCCAGCTATCCCGGAGCATCGGCGAAAGCCGTGGAGGATTCGGTCACTCAAATCATCGAACAGAAGATGACCGGTCTCGACGGCCTGCTGTACATGAAGTCGTCGTCGGATTCTTATGGCCGCGCCTCGCTGACGCTGACTTTCGACGCCGGCACCAACCCCGACATCGCGCAGGTGCAGGTACAGAACAAGCTGCAACTGGCACTGCCGCTGCTGCCGCAGGCGGTGCAGCAGCAAGGCGTGCAGGTCGCCAAATCGACTGCCAACTTCCTGATGGTCGTCGGTTTCGTGTCGCAGGACGGCAGCCTCAAGCAGGTCGACCTGGCCGACTTCCTCGTGTCGACGGTGCAGGATCCGCTGTCGCGCGTCACCGGCGTCGGCGAAGTCCAGGTGTTCGGCTCCCAGTACGCGATGCGGGTGTGGCTCGACCCGGCGAAGCTGGTGAAGTTCGGCCTCACGCCAGGGGACGTCCAGGCGGCGATCCGTGCCCAGAACAACGAAGTTTCCGCCGGCCAGCTCGGCGGTACGCCCGCGGTGGAGGGACAGGGTTTTACCGCGTCGATCACGGCACAGAGCCGGCTGGAGACAGTCGGGCAGTTCGAGGACATCCTGCTGCGCAGCTCGGCCCAAGGCGGCGAAGTGCGGCTCGAGGACGTTGCGCGGATCGAGATCGGTGCCGAGAACTACGGCACCGTCGGCCGCTACAACGGTCAGCCCGCGGCCGCGATCGGCATCAAGCTTGCCGCCGGCGCGAACGCGCTCGACACCGCGACGGCGGTGCGGGCACAGCTCGACCGGATGGCCCCGTACTTTCCCGCCGGCGTGGAGGTGGTGGTGCCTTACGACACCACGCCTTTCGTCGCGATCTCGATCCAGGGCGTCGTCAAGACGCTGCTCGAAGCGATCGCGCTGGTGTTCCTCGTGATGTACCTGTTCCTGCAGAACATCCGCGCGACGCTGATCCCGACGATCGCGGTGCCGGTAGTGCTGCTCGGCACTTTCGGCGTGATGGCGGCGTTCGGCTTCACGATCAACACGCTGACGATGTTCGGCCTGGTGCTCGCGATCGGCCTGCTCGTCGATGACGCGATCGTCGTCGTCGAGAACGTCGAGCGCGTCATGAGCGAGGAAGGCCTGTCGCCGAAGGAGGCGACGAAGCGCTCGATGGACCAGATCACCGGTGCGCTGGTGGGCATCGGCCTCGTGCTGTCGGCAGTGTTCATCCCGATGGCGTTCTTCGGCGGCTCGACCGGCGTCATCTACCGGCAGTTCTCGATCACCGTCGCCGCGGCGATGGCGCTGTCGGTGCTGGTCGCGATCATCTTCACGCCGGCGCTGTGCGCGACGATGCTCAAGCCGGTGGAGAAAGGCCACGAACACGGCGAAGGCGGCTGGTTCTCGGGCTTCTTCCGCTGGTTCAACGGGATGTTCGCGCGCAACACGAGGCGCTACGAGTCGACGGTCGGCCGCATCCTGCACCGCAGCCTGCGCTTCCTCGCGATCTATCTGGCGATCATTGCCGTGCTCGCGCTGCTGTTCCTGCGCATGCCGACCTCGTTCCTGCCGGAAGAGGACCAGGGCGTGATGTTCAGCCAGGTCACGCTGCCGGCCGGCGCAACCCAGGACCGCACGCTGGCGGTGCTGAAGAAAGTCGAGGACCATTTCCTCGAGAACGAAAAGGACACGGTGCGCTCGATCTTCACCGTGGCCGGTTTCAGCTTCGGCGGCAGCGGGCAGAACATGGGACTCGCGTTCATCAACCTGCAGGACTGGGACGAGCGCGGTGAACCCGGAATGGACGTCAAGTCGGTGGCCGGGCGCGCGATGGACGCGTTCGCGCAGATCCGCGAAGCGATGGTGTTCGCGTTCGTGCCGCCGGCCGTGCTCGAGCTCGGCACCGCGAGCGGCTTCAACATTTTCCTGCAGGATCGCTCCGGCCTCGGCCACGATGCGCTCGTCGCCGCGCGCAACCAGTTCCTCGGCCTCGCTGCGCAGGACAAGCGGCTCGTCGGGGTGCGGCCGAACGGCCAGGACGACATGGCTGAATTCCGCCTCGACATCGACCACGCCAAGGCCGGCGCGCTCGGCGTCTCGGTCGCGGACATCAACGAGACGCTGGCAACGGCGTGGGGCGGCACGTACGTGAACGACTTCCTCGATCGCGGCCGCATCAAGAAAGTCTATCTGCAGGCCGACGCCGACGCGCGCATGAAGCCTGAAGACCTTGCCAAGTGGTACGTACGCAACCGTCAGGGGGAGATGGTGCCGCTGTCGGCGTTCGCCACCGCGCACTGGAGCTACGGCTCGCCTCGCCTCGAACGCTACAACGGCCAGCCGGCAGTCGAAATCCTCGGCCAGGCGGCGCCAGGCCTGTCGTCGGGCGACGCGATGGCCGCGGTCGAGGAGATCATGGCGAAGCTGCCTGCCGGCATCGGCTACGAATGGACCGGCACCTCGTACGAGGAGCGCCGTTCCGGAGCGCAGGCCCCGGCACTGTACGCGCTGTCGCTGCTGGTCGTGTTCCTGTGCCTGGCGGCGCTGTACGAGAGCTGGTCGGTGCCGTTCGCGGTGATGCTGGTCGTGCCGCTCGGCGTGCTCGGGGCGCTGCTCGCGGCGACCGGGCGAGGCCTGTCGAACGACGTCTATTTCCAGGTCGGCCTGCTCGCGACGATCGGCCTGTCGGCGAAGAACGCGATCCTGATCGTCGAGTTCGCGAAAGCGCAGATGGAAGAGGAAGGCAAGGAGCTCGTCGCCGCGACGCTCGACGCGGTGCGCATGCGGCTGCGCCCGATCCTGATGACTTCGCTCGCGTTCGGCCTCGGCGTGCTGCCGCTGGCGATCTCGACCGGCGCCGGCTCCGGCAGCCAGAACGCGATCGGCACCGGGGTGCTCGGCGGCACGATTGCCGCGACCGTGCTGGGCATTTTCTTCATTCCTTTGTTCTATGTCGTGATCATCCGCGTCTTCCGCAAAAAACCCGCTCCGCCCGCAACCATCGCGCCTGTCGCCGAGGAGGCCAAGTGA
- the adeC gene encoding AdeC/AdeK/OprM family multidrug efflux complex outer membrane factor, whose product MTRLRILTAALAATVASACSTLAPDYQRPPAPVPASFPQAPDTLSARVPAADALPWRDFFAAPGLRELIALALDNNRDLRVTALNIERARAQYRIQRADLFPAIGASGGQNAQRLPADLVRGSSGGNANGDARISRQYSATIGFSVWELDFFGRLRSLNEQALELYLGTEEARRSAQISLVAEVANAWLTLAADRERLALARNTYRTRQESYELTRRSFEAGAVSALDLRQAETLQEDARADAARFTALVAQDENALALLAGMRVPPELLPPQLAGTMTAVAELPAGVPSEVLVRRPDILEAERRLRAANANIGAARAAFFPSITLTAAAGSASSTLDGLFSSGSGTWSFVPQIRIPIFEAGRLRANLDVAEIQRDINVAQYERAIQGAFREVADALAERATLAEQLDARRRLVDATAESFRLSEARYKGGVDSYLGLLDAQRTLYDAQLQLIAVRESDAANRIALYKALGGGWQ is encoded by the coding sequence ATGACCCGACTCCGCATCCTGACGGCCGCACTCGCCGCCACTGTCGCGAGCGCATGCTCGACGCTGGCGCCGGACTACCAACGGCCACCCGCGCCGGTCCCGGCGTCCTTCCCGCAGGCGCCGGACACGCTTTCGGCAAGAGTCCCCGCGGCCGACGCCCTGCCGTGGCGCGATTTCTTCGCCGCGCCCGGCCTGCGCGAGCTGATCGCGCTGGCGCTCGACAACAACCGCGACCTGCGCGTGACTGCCCTCAACATCGAGCGCGCCCGCGCGCAGTACCGCATCCAGCGCGCGGACCTGTTCCCGGCGATCGGCGCGAGCGGGGGCCAGAACGCGCAGCGCCTGCCCGCGGACCTCGTGCGCGGCAGTAGCGGCGGCAACGCCAACGGCGATGCGAGGATCAGCCGGCAGTACAGCGCGACGATCGGCTTCTCGGTGTGGGAGCTGGATTTCTTCGGCCGCCTGCGCAGCCTCAACGAGCAGGCGCTGGAACTGTACCTCGGCACCGAGGAGGCGCGCCGCAGCGCGCAGATCAGCCTCGTCGCGGAAGTCGCGAACGCGTGGCTGACGCTCGCCGCCGACCGCGAACGCCTCGCGCTCGCCCGGAATACCTACCGGACGCGGCAGGAGTCGTACGAGCTGACGCGACGCAGCTTCGAGGCCGGCGCGGTGTCGGCGCTCGACCTGCGGCAGGCGGAGACGCTGCAGGAAGACGCGCGCGCCGACGCCGCGCGTTTCACCGCGCTCGTCGCGCAGGACGAGAACGCGCTCGCGCTGCTCGCGGGCATGCGCGTTCCGCCCGAGCTGCTGCCGCCGCAGCTCGCCGGCACGATGACCGCGGTCGCTGAGCTGCCCGCCGGCGTGCCGTCCGAAGTCCTCGTGCGCCGCCCCGACATCCTGGAGGCGGAGCGCCGGCTGCGCGCGGCCAATGCCAACATCGGTGCGGCCCGGGCCGCTTTCTTCCCGTCGATCACGCTGACCGCGGCGGCCGGCAGCGCGAGCAGCACGCTCGACGGCCTGTTCTCGAGCGGCTCCGGCACGTGGAGCTTCGTGCCGCAGATCCGCATCCCGATCTTCGAGGCCGGCCGCCTGCGCGCGAACCTCGACGTCGCCGAGATCCAGCGCGACATCAACGTCGCGCAGTACGAAAGGGCGATCCAGGGCGCGTTCCGCGAAGTCGCCGACGCGCTGGCCGAACGGGCGACGCTCGCCGAGCAGCTCGACGCGCGGAGGCGCCTCGTCGACGCGACCGCCGAGAGCTTCCGGCTGTCCGAAGCGCGCTACAAGGGTGGCGTCGACAGCTACCTCGGCCTGCTCGATGCGCAACGCACGCTGTACGACGCCCAGCTCCAGCTGATCGCCGTGCGCGAGTCCGACGCCGCCAACCGCATCGCGCTGTACAAGGCACTCGGCGGCGGCTGGCAGTAA
- a CDS encoding DUF6152 family protein — MRIRHPGLLAFVATLAAAGPALAHHGWNWAEPDNSALTGVVKSVRLGNPHGRVTLDVGGEQWVAEVGQPWRNARAGLRDEMLVEGVRVTISGHRSARPGEKLIKAERVIIGNTTYDLYPDRD, encoded by the coding sequence ATGCGCATTCGGCACCCAGGCCTCCTCGCCTTCGTGGCCACCCTCGCGGCGGCCGGCCCGGCCCTCGCGCACCACGGCTGGAACTGGGCCGAGCCGGACAACTCGGCGCTCACCGGCGTCGTCAAATCGGTGCGGCTCGGCAATCCGCACGGGCGCGTGACGCTCGACGTCGGCGGCGAGCAATGGGTCGCGGAAGTCGGCCAGCCGTGGCGCAATGCGCGTGCCGGACTGCGGGACGAGATGCTCGTCGAAGGCGTGCGAGTGACGATCTCGGGTCATCGCTCGGCGCGCCCCGGCGAGAAACTCATCAAGGCCGAGCGCGTGATCATCGGCAACACGACGTACGACCTGTATCCTGACCGCGACTAG
- a CDS encoding Dps family protein gives MASKKQDKQEKQDKLEKLGRGVARIDIGISEDDRAKIADGLSALLADSYTLYLMTHNFHWNVTGPMFNTLHVMFMQQYTEQWTALDLIAERIRALGFPAPGTYREFVERASIKEIEGVPKAFDMVRSLVAAQEATARTARSLFPVVDDANDQPTADLLTQRLEVHEKTAWMLRSLLED, from the coding sequence ATGGCATCGAAGAAGCAGGACAAGCAGGAAAAACAGGACAAGCTGGAGAAGCTCGGAAGAGGGGTGGCACGGATCGACATCGGAATCAGCGAGGATGATCGCGCGAAGATCGCGGACGGTCTGTCGGCGCTGCTCGCCGACAGCTACACGCTCTACCTGATGACGCACAATTTCCACTGGAACGTCACCGGGCCGATGTTCAACACGCTGCACGTGATGTTCATGCAGCAATACACCGAGCAATGGACGGCGCTCGACCTGATCGCCGAACGCATCCGCGCGCTCGGGTTTCCCGCGCCTGGGACCTACCGGGAATTCGTCGAGCGCGCGTCGATCAAGGAAATCGAAGGAGTGCCGAAAGCGTTCGACATGGTCCGCAGCCTCGTCGCCGCGCAGGAAGCGACCGCGCGCACCGCGCGCAGCCTGTTCCCGGTCGTCGATGACGCGAACGACCAGCCGACTGCCGATCTGCTGACGCAGCGCCTCGAAGTCCACGAAAAGACCGCGTGGATGCTGCGCAGCCTGCTCGAAGACTGA
- a CDS encoding Hsp70 family protein has product MKPYLVGIDLGTSNTVVAYAAPGEDGIALLPIDQLVAPGEVAARPLLPSLRYHPAPGELSRDDLQLPWVAADVAGVEPVVVGGLARELGAQVPGRLVASAKSWLSHAGVDRSAPILPWGAGDDVAKVSPVAASASYLAHVRAAWNARFPDAPLERQEVVLTVPASFDEGARALTLEAARLAQLPALRLLEEPQAACYDWLFRHRATLAAELEATRLILVCDVGGGTTDFTLIRVAVEEGEPRLTRIGVGDHLMLGGDNMDLALAHVVEARLGVAEGKLTAARFSQLLQRCRGAKEQLLGPAARERTTVTLLGAGSRLVGGARSVELARDEVEHLIVDGFLPRGGADQRPARRRAGIVEFGLPYPADPAITRHLAAFLERHAAASREALGADAPEAPELPVPDTVLLNGGVFRSHALSERLQHVLGGWRGQALRLLHNDDPDVAVARGAVAYALVRAGQGPRIGGGAPRSYFLVIEGDGPSRRGVCVLPRGTEEAVEVHLPERSFALKLGQPVQFHLVSSAADTPHQAGDLVDIAGDDFVRLPPIATVIPAAGSGTVDVPVRIVATMTEVGTLDMHCVSIAEPARRWLLAFQLRGDGAAQAETVAALPPRFADAVEAVERVFGSRSHDLSGKEVRQLRGQLDHLLGKRESWDVPLLRALFDVLWERVRRRRRSAEHERLWLNLAGYCLRPGLGYPLDDWRVEQLWTLFGQGIQYVRERQNWSEWWTLWRRAAGGLGAAEQLLVLQAAGEQLEADDAARRARQPLGTRGSLEDLVRLAASLERVEVEHRIEIGEWLIERLQRPAEKHNAWWAVGRIGAREPLYGSAHNVVPADVATRWLDAILALDWKRIEPAAFAAAQIARMTGDRSRDLPAELRDEVARRLAAINAPPSWTAMVREVVVLEEAEKWRAFGEALPPGLQLLDH; this is encoded by the coding sequence GTGAAGCCTTATCTCGTCGGGATCGACCTCGGGACCAGCAACACCGTCGTCGCGTACGCGGCGCCGGGCGAGGATGGCATCGCGCTGCTGCCGATCGATCAGCTCGTCGCCCCGGGCGAAGTCGCGGCGCGACCGCTGCTGCCGTCGCTGCGCTACCACCCGGCGCCCGGCGAGCTGAGCCGGGACGATCTGCAGCTGCCGTGGGTGGCGGCCGATGTTGCCGGCGTCGAGCCGGTCGTCGTCGGCGGCCTCGCGCGCGAGCTTGGCGCGCAGGTGCCGGGACGGCTCGTTGCCAGCGCGAAAAGCTGGCTGTCGCACGCCGGCGTCGATCGCAGCGCGCCGATTCTGCCTTGGGGGGCGGGCGACGACGTCGCGAAAGTGTCGCCGGTCGCGGCGAGCGCGAGTTACCTCGCGCACGTGCGCGCGGCGTGGAACGCGCGCTTCCCGGACGCGCCGCTGGAGCGCCAAGAGGTCGTGCTTACCGTGCCCGCGTCGTTCGACGAAGGGGCGCGGGCGCTGACGCTCGAAGCGGCGCGGCTCGCGCAGCTGCCGGCGCTGCGCTTGCTCGAGGAGCCGCAGGCGGCGTGCTACGACTGGCTGTTCCGCCACCGGGCAACACTCGCGGCGGAACTGGAGGCGACGCGGCTAATCCTCGTCTGCGACGTCGGCGGCGGCACGACCGACTTCACGCTGATCCGCGTCGCCGTCGAGGAGGGCGAACCACGCTTGACCCGCATCGGCGTCGGCGACCACCTGATGCTCGGTGGCGACAACATGGATCTCGCGCTCGCGCATGTCGTCGAAGCGCGCCTCGGCGTGGCCGAGGGCAAGCTCACCGCGGCGCGCTTTTCGCAGCTCCTGCAGCGCTGCCGAGGCGCGAAGGAACAGCTGCTCGGCCCGGCCGCGCGCGAGCGCACGACGGTGACGCTGCTCGGGGCCGGCAGCCGGCTCGTCGGCGGCGCGCGCTCGGTCGAGCTTGCGCGCGACGAAGTCGAGCACCTGATCGTCGACGGCTTCCTGCCTCGAGGCGGTGCCGATCAGCGCCCGGCCCGGCGGCGCGCCGGCATCGTCGAATTCGGCCTGCCGTACCCGGCCGATCCCGCGATCACGCGCCACCTCGCGGCGTTTCTCGAGCGGCACGCGGCTGCGTCGCGGGAAGCGCTCGGCGCGGATGCGCCCGAAGCGCCCGAGCTGCCGGTGCCCGACACCGTGCTGCTCAATGGCGGCGTGTTCCGCTCGCATGCGCTGAGCGAGCGGCTGCAGCACGTGCTCGGCGGCTGGCGCGGCCAGGCGCTGCGCTTGTTGCACAACGACGACCCCGACGTCGCGGTCGCGCGCGGCGCCGTCGCGTACGCGCTGGTACGTGCCGGGCAGGGGCCGCGCATCGGCGGAGGTGCGCCGCGCAGCTACTTCCTCGTCATCGAGGGCGATGGGCCGTCGCGGCGCGGCGTGTGCGTGCTGCCGCGCGGCACCGAAGAAGCCGTCGAAGTCCATCTACCGGAGCGCAGCTTCGCGCTGAAGCTCGGCCAGCCGGTGCAGTTCCACCTCGTGTCGTCGGCCGCCGACACGCCGCATCAGGCGGGCGACCTCGTCGACATCGCCGGCGACGACTTCGTGCGCCTGCCGCCGATCGCGACCGTCATCCCGGCGGCCGGCAGCGGTACCGTCGACGTGCCGGTGCGGATCGTTGCCACGATGACCGAAGTCGGCACGCTCGACATGCATTGCGTCAGCATTGCCGAGCCCGCGCGCCGCTGGCTGCTCGCGTTCCAGCTGCGCGGCGACGGCGCAGCGCAGGCGGAAACGGTCGCGGCACTGCCGCCGCGCTTCGCCGACGCGGTCGAAGCGGTCGAGCGCGTCTTCGGCTCCCGCTCGCACGACCTCAGCGGCAAGGAAGTGCGTCAGCTGCGCGGCCAGCTCGACCACCTGCTCGGCAAGCGTGAAAGCTGGGACGTGCCGCTGCTGCGCGCATTGTTCGACGTGCTGTGGGAGCGCGTGCGGCGCCGGCGCCGCTCGGCCGAGCACGAGCGCCTGTGGCTCAATCTTGCCGGCTACTGCCTGCGGCCCGGGCTCGGCTATCCGCTCGACGACTGGCGGGTCGAGCAGCTGTGGACGCTGTTCGGGCAGGGCATCCAGTACGTGCGGGAGCGGCAGAACTGGTCGGAATGGTGGACGCTGTGGCGGCGCGCGGCGGGCGGACTGGGTGCGGCCGAACAGCTGCTCGTGCTGCAGGCGGCGGGCGAACAGCTCGAAGCCGACGACGCCGCGCGACGCGCCCGCCAGCCGCTCGGGACGCGCGGCAGCCTCGAGGATCTCGTGCGGCTGGCCGCATCGCTCGAGCGGGTCGAAGTCGAACATCGCATCGAGATCGGCGAATGGCTGATCGAGCGGCTGCAGAGACCCGCGGAAAAGCACAACGCGTGGTGGGCGGTCGGGCGCATCGGCGCGCGCGAGCCGCTGTACGGCAGCGCGCACAACGTCGTGCCGGCCGACGTGGCGACGCGCTGGCTCGACGCGATCCTCGCACTCGACTGGAAGCGCATCGAGCCGGCCGCGTTCGCCGCAGCCCAGATCGCCCGCATGACCGGCGACCGCTCGCGCGACCTGCCCGCCGAACTCCGTGACGAAGTGGCGCGGCGCCTCGCGGCGATCAACGCACCGCCGAGCTGGACCGCGATGGTGCGCGAAGTCGTCGTGCTCGAGGAAGCCGAGAAATGGCGTGCGTTCGGCGAAGCGCTGCCGCCGGGACTGCAGCTCCTCGACCACTGA
- a CDS encoding Hsp70 family protein: MSEPRFVIGIDLGTTHCALSYIDIAGSDGEHAAQEVLEIPQLTGPGAVEALPLLPSFLYLPHENELGEGELTLPWTSAQDYVVGEFARSRGAGTPIRLVSSAKSWLCHPGVDRKAAILPSDAPDEVARISPLEASVRYLAHLRDAWNDAQPDAPFDEQDITVTIPASFDPAARELTAEAAATAGYRHMTLLEEPQAALYSWIQTSEGHWRDEAKPGDVILVVDVGGGTTDLSLIAVVERDGNLELHRVAVGEHILLGGDNMDLALAYAVARNLAAAGTQLDAWQMRALAHACRSAKETLLGDPTVDAVPIVVPSRGAKLIGGSIRTELGREMLTATIVDGFFPPAQVSDRPLSRARAGLTQLGLPYAQDAAITRHLAAFLGRQLGATTELEGFGALHPADASFLHPTAVLFNGGVFKSALLADRVLATLDGWLEAEGAAPVRVLQRADLDLAVSRGAAYYGYVRRGRGVRIRGGTARAYYVAVESAMPAVPGVEPPIQALCLAPFGMEEGTEAQLPAQEFGLVVGEPVRFRFFGSSVRRQDEVGTLLDFWAPDELQELEEIEASLPAEGRAAGEIVRVKLHARVTEAGTLELEALPADGSARWKVSFDVRGGQS, encoded by the coding sequence ATGAGCGAGCCGCGTTTCGTCATCGGCATCGACCTCGGCACGACCCACTGCGCGCTGTCGTACATCGACATTGCCGGCAGCGACGGCGAACACGCCGCCCAAGAAGTGCTGGAGATTCCGCAGCTGACCGGCCCCGGCGCCGTCGAGGCGCTGCCGCTGCTGCCGTCCTTCCTCTACCTGCCACACGAGAACGAGCTCGGCGAAGGCGAGCTGACGCTGCCGTGGACGAGCGCGCAGGACTACGTCGTCGGCGAATTCGCGCGCTCGCGCGGTGCCGGCACGCCGATCCGCCTCGTGTCGAGCGCGAAAAGCTGGCTGTGCCATCCGGGCGTCGACCGCAAGGCGGCGATCCTGCCAAGCGACGCACCTGACGAGGTCGCGCGGATTTCGCCGCTCGAAGCGTCGGTGCGCTACCTGGCGCATCTGCGCGACGCGTGGAACGACGCGCAGCCCGACGCGCCGTTCGACGAGCAGGACATCACCGTGACGATCCCCGCGTCGTTCGACCCGGCCGCGCGCGAGCTGACTGCGGAAGCCGCGGCCACTGCCGGCTACCGCCACATGACGCTGCTCGAGGAACCGCAGGCGGCGCTGTACAGCTGGATCCAGACGAGCGAAGGGCACTGGCGCGACGAGGCGAAGCCCGGCGACGTCATCCTCGTCGTCGATGTCGGCGGCGGCACGACCGACCTGTCGCTGATCGCGGTCGTCGAACGCGACGGCAACCTCGAACTGCACCGCGTCGCGGTCGGCGAGCACATCCTGCTCGGCGGCGACAACATGGATCTCGCACTCGCGTACGCGGTCGCGCGCAATCTCGCGGCGGCGGGCACGCAGCTTGACGCGTGGCAGATGCGCGCCCTCGCGCACGCGTGCCGCAGCGCGAAGGAGACGCTGCTCGGCGACCCGACGGTCGACGCCGTGCCGATCGTCGTGCCGAGCCGCGGCGCGAAGCTCATTGGCGGCTCGATCCGCACCGAGCTCGGCCGCGAGATGCTGACCGCGACGATCGTAGACGGCTTCTTCCCGCCGGCCCAAGTCAGTGACCGGCCGCTGTCGCGCGCCCGCGCCGGCCTCACGCAGCTCGGCCTGCCGTATGCGCAGGACGCGGCGATCACGCGCCACCTCGCAGCGTTCCTCGGGCGCCAGCTCGGCGCGACGACCGAGCTGGAAGGTTTCGGCGCACTTCATCCGGCCGACGCGAGCTTCCTGCATCCGACCGCGGTGCTGTTCAACGGCGGCGTGTTCAAGTCCGCGCTGCTCGCCGATCGCGTGCTGGCGACGCTCGACGGCTGGCTCGAAGCCGAAGGGGCCGCGCCGGTCCGCGTGCTGCAACGCGCCGATCTCGACCTCGCGGTGTCGCGCGGCGCCGCATATTACGGCTACGTGCGGCGCGGCCGCGGCGTGCGCATCCGCGGCGGCACTGCCCGGGCGTACTACGTCGCGGTCGAGTCCGCGATGCCGGCGGTGCCGGGCGTCGAGCCGCCGATCCAGGCGCTGTGCCTCGCGCCGTTCGGCATGGAGGAAGGGACGGAGGCGCAGCTGCCGGCGCAGGAGTTCGGCCTGGTCGTCGGCGAACCGGTGCGGTTCCGCTTTTTCGGTTCGTCAGTGCGACGCCAGGACGAAGTCGGCACGCTGCTCGACTTCTGGGCGCCGGACGAGCTGCAGGAGCTCGAGGAGATCGAGGCCAGCCTGCCCGCGGAAGGCCGTGCCGCAGGCGAGATCGTGCGCGTGAAGCTGCATGCGCGCGTCACCGAAGCCGGCACGCTGGAGCTCGAAGCGCTGCCTGCGGACGGCAGCGCGCGCTGGAAAGTGTCGTTCGACGTGCGCGGCGGGCAGTCCTGA
- a CDS encoding DUF2760 domain-containing protein, producing MAQTPPSFMRRLSLAFGAFFSIIGNRDFAAQVMGLRAGADVAAPPAAEPAPDVRPLREVPHEAALQLLGMLQREARLIDFVAEDISVYSDADVGSAARLVHAGCRKALGEHFSIEPVHADAEGSRVTLTDGFDAAAIRLTGNVVGKPPFTGTISHRGWRVTDARLPKLAEQHDASIIAQAEVEL from the coding sequence ATGGCTCAGACCCCTCCTTCTTTCATGCGCCGACTGTCGCTTGCGTTCGGCGCGTTCTTCTCGATCATTGGCAACCGTGACTTCGCCGCGCAGGTGATGGGCCTGCGCGCGGGCGCCGACGTCGCCGCGCCGCCCGCCGCTGAACCCGCCCCCGACGTGCGTCCGCTGCGCGAAGTTCCGCACGAGGCCGCGCTGCAGCTGCTCGGCATGCTGCAGCGCGAAGCGCGCCTCATCGATTTCGTCGCGGAGGACATCTCGGTCTATTCCGACGCCGATGTCGGCAGCGCGGCACGCCTGGTGCATGCCGGGTGCCGCAAGGCGCTGGGCGAGCATTTCAGCATCGAGCCGGTGCACGCCGACGCCGAAGGCAGCCGCGTGACCCTCACCGACGGTTTCGACGCCGCGGCGATCCGTCTCACCGGCAACGTCGTCGGCAAGCCGCCTTTCACCGGCACGATCAGCCATCGCGGCTGGCGCGTCACCGACGCGCGCCTGCCGAAGCTCGCCGAGCAACATGACGCTTCGATCATCGCGCAGGCGGAGGTGGAGCTATGA